In Gracilibacillus salitolerans, the sequence AGGAAACAAGGAAGCTATTCAATTTAAACCATATGTAACATCTGAAAACTATGATCTGGAACAAAAAAACTTATTCCCACAACATAAAACGTTTAATGTTCCATCTAACTCGATCGTTACATTAGTTGCTCAATAATTTAAATAAATGCACCAAAGGAAAATGCCGGTTTATCAATAAGTAAACCGGCATTCAAAATATTTTTATTAACTACTTTTTGATTTTGCACTATTAATCGGTCCATTGACGGTTAGTCCCAGTGTCTCTTCTGTTGCAGTATGAATTTCCCGGAACATTTCAGGGTTTTCCGCTAGCAACACACCATAAGATGGAACCATTTCTTTTATTTTCGGTTCCCATTCTTTAATATGTTGTGGGAAACATCTCTCCAATATTTCAAGCATAACTGGTACTGCGGTGGAAGCACCTGGAGAAGCACCAAGTAATGCGGCTATCGAGCCATCAGCAGCACTAACAACTTCTGTACCAAATTGAAGTGTCCCTTTACCACCAGTGTCTGTGTCTTTAATAACTTGTACACGTTGACCAGCTACGACTATATCCCAATCTTCACTTTTTGCATTCGGAATAAATTCACGTAATTCTTCCATGCGCTGTTCCTTCGATGACAACACTTGCTGAATCAGATATTTCGTCAATCCCAGCTCTTTGGCCCCTGCCGATAACATGGTTAAAACATTATTGGGTTTGACCGAACCAAGTAAATCAAAATTGGAACCCGTTTTTAAGAATTTTGGTGAGAAACCAGCAAACGGTCCAAATAATAATGATTTTTTATTATCGATAAATCTGGTATCAAGATGCGGAACAGACATTGGCGGAGCACCAACCTTAGCTTTACCGTATACTTTTCCATGATGCTGCTCTATAATTTCAGGATTGTTACATACCATAAATAGGCCGCTTACCGGGAATCCACCTATATTTTTAGACTCTGGTATACCGGTTTTCTGTAGTAAAGGCAGACTTCCGCCCCCACCACCGATAAAGAGGAACTTTGCAGTATGATATTCTATTTTGCCGTTATCAATATCATGCACTTTTACTTCCCAGGAGCCATCACTGGTTCGTTTAATATCCTCTACACTATGCTTGTAATTTATTTCTACGTCTGTCTCCTCTAGGTGGTCGAACAATTTGCGTGTTAAAGCACCAAAGTTTACATCCGTTCCAGAGTCGATTTTAGTTGCCGCTATCGGTTCATCTGGTGTACGTTCCTCCATAATAAGCGGGATCCATTCCTTCAGTTTCTCAGGGTCATCGGAATATTGCATATCTTGAAACAGAGGAATATTTGTTAACGCTTCAAAACGTTTTTTCAAAAATGCCACATTTTCTTCCCCTTGTACTAAACTCATATGAGGGATTGGCATGATAAAGTCTTGTGGATTACCAATCAGATTGCTGTTAACTAAATAAGACCAAAACTGTCTTGATACCTGAAACTGTTCATTAACTTTTACAGCTTTGGTAGTATCGATGGATCCATCAGCTTTTTCTGTAGTATAGTTAAGCTCGCACAGTGCGGCATGACCTGTACCCGCGTTATTCCATTCGTTAGAGCTTTCTTCTCCTGCTTTATCGAGTTTCTCAA encodes:
- a CDS encoding malate:quinone oxidoreductase; translation: MSSIQKKSDVILIGAGVMSATLGSILKELAPSWDITVFEKLDKAGEESSNEWNNAGTGHAALCELNYTTEKADGSIDTTKAVKVNEQFQVSRQFWSYLVNSNLIGNPQDFIMPIPHMSLVQGEENVAFLKKRFEALTNIPLFQDMQYSDDPEKLKEWIPLIMEERTPDEPIAATKIDSGTDVNFGALTRKLFDHLEETDVEINYKHSVEDIKRTSDGSWEVKVHDIDNGKIEYHTAKFLFIGGGGGSLPLLQKTGIPESKNIGGFPVSGLFMVCNNPEIIEQHHGKVYGKAKVGAPPMSVPHLDTRFIDNKKSLLFGPFAGFSPKFLKTGSNFDLLGSVKPNNVLTMLSAGAKELGLTKYLIQQVLSSKEQRMEELREFIPNAKSEDWDIVVAGQRVQVIKDTDTGGKGTLQFGTEVVSAADGSIAALLGASPGASTAVPVMLEILERCFPQHIKEWEPKIKEMVPSYGVLLAENPEMFREIHTATEETLGLTVNGPINSAKSKSS